The following coding sequences lie in one Pseudomonadota bacterium genomic window:
- the rpsA gene encoding 30S ribosomal protein S1, giving the protein MAKTSAKTASAKAAPEKESFAALLEESFGSANNLEGSVIKGRVIAVEKDSIVLDVGLKSEGRVALKEFVVNGQAPELKAGDTVEVFLERMEDRNGEVMLSREKAKREEAWTVLEKSFQEQKRVTGIIFGKVKGGFTVDISGAVAFLPGSQVDIRPVKDITPLMGTEQPFQILKMDRQRGNIVVSRRAVLEESRAEARSELVASLREGQVLQGVVKNITDYGAFVDLGGVDGLLHVTDIAWRRIAHPSEALSIGQPVTVQVIRFNPETQRISLGMKQLESDPWQGVDARYPQGTRLKGRVTNITDYGAFVELEPGIEGLVHVSEMSWTRKNVHPGKIVSTSQEVEVVVLDVDLQKRRISLGIKQLAENPWADFATKYPAGTLLEGEIRNIAEFGLFVGLPGEIDGMVHMSDLDWSRPGEEAIKDYSKGQTVKVKVLDVDPEKERVALGIKQLTEEPAESVAAAAASGSSSGGLKKGEVVTCTITAVTDGGLEVSLSDGEYNGFIKRSDLSRDRAEQRPERFAVGDKVDARLTQVDRASRKVSLSVKAREIEEEKQAMAEYGSADSGASLGDILGAALKKAKKE; this is encoded by the coding sequence ATGGCAAAAACATCCGCAAAAACCGCATCTGCAAAGGCCGCTCCTGAAAAGGAAAGCTTCGCCGCCCTTCTGGAGGAATCGTTTGGCTCGGCCAACAACCTCGAAGGCTCTGTCATCAAGGGCCGTGTTATCGCCGTCGAGAAGGACTCGATCGTTCTTGATGTGGGCCTGAAATCCGAAGGCCGTGTGGCCCTGAAGGAATTCGTCGTCAATGGCCAGGCTCCCGAACTGAAAGCGGGCGACACCGTCGAGGTGTTCCTGGAACGCATGGAAGACCGCAACGGCGAGGTCATGCTGTCCCGCGAAAAGGCCAAGCGGGAAGAAGCCTGGACCGTTCTGGAAAAATCCTTCCAGGAACAGAAGCGCGTCACCGGCATCATCTTTGGCAAGGTCAAGGGTGGCTTTACCGTGGATATCAGTGGCGCCGTGGCCTTCCTGCCCGGCAGCCAGGTGGACATCCGCCCCGTCAAGGACATCACGCCCCTCATGGGCACCGAACAGCCCTTCCAGATCCTGAAAATGGACAGGCAGCGGGGCAATATCGTCGTTTCCCGCCGCGCTGTTCTGGAAGAAAGCCGCGCCGAGGCCCGGTCCGAACTGGTGGCCAGCCTGCGCGAGGGCCAGGTCCTGCAGGGCGTGGTCAAGAACATTACCGATTATGGTGCGTTCGTGGATCTGGGTGGCGTGGACGGGCTTCTGCACGTCACCGACATCGCCTGGCGCCGCATTGCCCATCCGTCCGAGGCGCTGTCCATCGGCCAGCCTGTCACCGTGCAGGTCATCCGCTTCAACCCGGAAACCCAGCGTATCAGCCTTGGCATGAAACAGCTGGAGTCCGATCCGTGGCAGGGTGTTGATGCCCGCTATCCGCAGGGCACCCGCCTCAAGGGGCGCGTCACGAACATTACCGACTACGGTGCGTTTGTCGAGCTGGAGCCCGGCATCGAGGGTCTGGTCCATGTGTCCGAAATGTCCTGGACGCGCAAGAACGTGCATCCGGGCAAGATCGTCTCCACCTCCCAGGAAGTGGAAGTGGTCGTGCTGGATGTGGACCTGCAGAAGCGCCGCATCAGCCTTGGCATCAAGCAGCTGGCCGAAAATCCCTGGGCTGACTTTGCCACGAAATATCCCGCCGGCACCCTTCTGGAAGGCGAGATCCGCAACATCGCCGAATTCGGCCTGTTTGTGGGTCTGCCCGGCGAGATTGACGGCATGGTCCACATGTCCGACCTGGACTGGAGCCGCCCGGGCGAAGAGGCCATCAAGGACTACAGCAAGGGCCAGACCGTAAAGGTCAAGGTTCTGGATGTGGATCCGGAAAAGGAACGCGTGGCCCTGGGGATCAAGCAGCTGACCGAGGAGCCGGCCGAGTCTGTCGCGGCCGCCGCGGCTTCTGGTTCCTCCTCCGGTGGCCTGAAAAAAGGCGAGGTTGTGACCTGTACGATTACCGCCGTGACGGATGGGGGTCTGGAGGTTTCCCTCTCGGATGGCGAATATAACGGCTTCATCAAGCGCTCTGACCTGTCCCGTGATCGCGCGGAACAGCGGCCCGAGCGCTTTGCCGTCGGTGACAAGGTCGACGCCAGGCTGACCCAGGTCGACCGGGCCAGCCGCAAGGTCTCCCTGTCCGTCAAGGCCCGGGAAATCGAGGAAGAGAAACAGGCCATGGCCGAATATGGCTCGGCCGACAGCGGCGCCTCCCTGGGCGATATCCTGGGGGCCGCCCTGAAAAAGGCCAAAAAGGAATAA